A single window of Haemorhous mexicanus isolate bHaeMex1 chromosome 28, bHaeMex1.pri, whole genome shotgun sequence DNA harbors:
- the OSBPL7 gene encoding oxysterol-binding protein-related protein 7 isoform X3, with protein sequence MGSHEKDPCSPKRALSRSNSTVSSKHSSVQQGSESWEVVEEPRGSPGQQPQRHEGYLLKKRKWPLKGWHKRYFVLENGILKYSTTRQDVLKGKLHGAIDVRQSVMSVNKKAQRVDLDTEDNIYHLKIKSPEVFSSWVSSLCSHHHGERPGPCPPGGPAGTSTQGQWTRMLPSGSAPALSTLASSRDKVNAWLKDSEGLERCSAELSECQAKLQELTGMLQHLEALHRIPSAPLISGGQPSAATERPKKGRRSTKIWCTQSFAKDDTIGRVRAGRLHGSVPNLSRYLEPSQSQLPFSVPPEYSQLQRSFWVLAQKVHGSLSSVVAALVAERARLEEMRQALDRQCPAPRPGSAGTAGPALRRFHSLSVSSDTTLDSFASLHPDEPDALPAKGREQQLSNRSIVSLADSHTEFFDACEVFLSASSSENEPSEDESCISEVTTSVCEEPTEPGGPGRPSTGAERPGLPAEPPPLEPPLELPGPDPRRRSRLPAPPAPSGDVSLWGLLRSSVGKDLSRVALPVQLNEPLNTLQRLCEELEYSELLDRASRARDPRQRLVYVAAFAVSAYASTYYRAGSKPFNPVLGETYECVRPDRGFRFISEQVSHHPPISACHAESDNFVFWQDMRWKNKFWGKSLEIVPMGTVNVQLPRTGDHYKWNKVTTCIHNVLSGPRWIEHYGEVLIRNTRDASYHCKLTFCKPMTAPSSRKLLPSLLAPPCHSHTLSPSPALPADPAPGAGAVLGRGGQRGAGRRAEPQRDGRGAPGGQVARGAAPRARPGPVRLESQPHAPRPREELRLHAVRAGAERADAGAAPGAALHGHAPAAGPAVPGGGERAGGRGAEAADRAAAAGPAPRDGGEQHHPPGPVLQACDRCQWQGVVGHQQHLLEAAPGPRLLPPGQRSALVDPSPGGAEPPQLLTAVPSSGAGPPSTGGADPPPPLSEPFCRCFSKTVM encoded by the exons ATGGGCAGCCACGAGAAGGACCCGTGCTCTCCgaagagagccctgtcccgctCCAACAGCACCGTGTCCTCCAAGCACAGCAGCGTCCAGCAG ggctcgGAGAgctgggaggtggtggaggagccccggggcagccccgggcagcagccgcagcGGCACGAGGGGTACCTGCTCAAGAAGAGGAAATGGCCCCTGAAGGGCTGGCACAAG cgGTACTTCGTGCTGGAAAACGGGATCCTGAAATATTCCACCACGCGCCAGGAC GTCCTCAAGGGCAAACTGCACGGTGCCATCGATGTCCGGCAGTCCGTCATGTCCGTCAACAAGAAGGCACAGAGGGTTGACCTGGACACGGAGGACAACATTTATCACCTCAAG ATCAAGTCCCCGGAGGTGTTCTCCAGCTGGgtgagcagcctgtgctcccaCCACCACGGCGAGCGGCCGGGGCCGTGTCCCCCGGGGGGTCCCGCGGGGACCAGCACGCAG GGCCAGTGGACGCGGATGCTGCCCTCGGGCAgtgcccctgccctgtccaCGCTGGCCAGCTCCCGGGACAAGGTGAACGCCTGGCTGAAGGACAGCGAGGGGCTGGAGCGCTGCTCGGCCG agctgtcgGAGTGCCAGGccaagctgcaggagctgacgggaatgctccagcacctggaggcCCTGCACCGCATCCCCTCAGCCCCGCTCATCTCCGGCGGCCAG CCCTCGGCCGCCACGGAGAGGCCCAAGAAGGGCCGGAGGAGCACCAAGATCTGGTGCACGCAGAGCTTTGCCAAGGACGACACCATCGGCAGGGTGAGG gcgGGCCGCCTGCACGGCTCTGTCCCCAACCTGTCGCGCTACCTGGAGCCGTCGCAGAGCCAGCTGCCCTTCAGCGTGCCCCCGGAGTACAGCCAGCTGCAGCGCAGCTTCTGGGTGCTGGCCCAGAAAG TGCACGGCTCGCTGAGCAGCGTGGTGGCCGCGCTGGTGGCCGAGAGGGCCCGTCTGGAGGAGATGCGGCAGGCGCTGGACCGGCAGTGCCCGGCCCCACGGCCCGGCAGCGCCGGCACCGCCGGG CCCGCCCTGCGCCGCTTCCACTCCCTGTCCGTGTCCTCCGACACCACGCTGGATTCCTTTGCCTCGCTGCACCCGGATGAG CCGGACGCGCTGCCCGCCAAGGGccgggagcagcagctctccaacCGCAGCATCGTCTCGCTGGCCGACTCCCACACCGAGTTCTTCGATGCCTGCGAGGTTTTCCTCTCCGCCAGCTCCTCTGAGAACGAG CCCTCGGAGGACGAGTCGTGCATCAGCGAGGTCACCACCAGCGTCTGCGAGGAGCCCACCGAGCCGGGGGGGCCGGGCCGCCCCTCGACAG GAGCGGAGCGCCCGGGGCTGccggcggagccgccgccgctgGAGCCGCCGCTGGAGCTGCCGGGGCCGGACCCGCGGCGCAGGAGCCGCCtgcccgcgccccccgcgcccTCGGGGGACGTGAGCCTGTGGGGGCTCCTGCGGAGCAGCGTGGGCAAGGACCTGTCCCGCGTGGCGCTGCCCGTGCAGCTGAACGAGCCGCTGAACACCCTGCAGCGGCTCTGCGAGGAGCTGGAGTACAGCGAGCTGCTGGACAGGGCCAGCCGCGCCCGCGACCCCCGGCAGCGCCTG GTGTACGTGGCCGCCTTTGCCGTGTCTGCCTACGCCTCCACCTACTACCGGGCGGGCAGCAAACCCTTCAACCCCGTGCTGGGCGAGACCTACGAGTGCGTGCGGCCCGACCGCGGCTTCCGCTTCATCAGCGAGCAG GTCTCCCACCACCCTCCCATCTCCGCCTGCCACGCTGAGTCCGACAACTTTGTCTTCTGGCAAG acaTGAGGTGGAAGAACAAATTCTGGGGCAAATCCCTGGAGATCGTCCCCATGGGCACCGTCAATGTCCAGCtgcccag GACCGGGGACCACTACAAGTGGAACAAGGTGACCACGTGCATCCACAACGTGCTGAGCGGGCCCCGCTGGATCGAGCACTACGGCGAGGTGCTGATCCGCAACACCCGCGACGCCTCCTACCACTGCAAGCTCACCTTCTGCAAG CCAATGACTGCACCGAGTTCCAGAAAGCTCCTCCCATCACTCCTGGCCCCACCCTGCCATAGCCACACCCTCTCCCCTAGCCCCGCCCTCCCCGCTGACCCCGCCCCTGGCGCAGGCGCGGTACTGGGGCGCGGGGGCCAACGAGGTGCAGGGCGCCGTGCTGAGCCGCAGCGGGACGGCCGTGGAGCGCCTGGCGGGCAAGTGGCACGAGGGGCTGCGCCGCGGGCCCGCCCCGGGCCAGTGCGTCTGGAAAGCCA ACCCCATGCCCCGCGACCACGAGAGGAGCTACGGCTTCACGCAGTTCGCGCTGGAGCTGAACGAGCTGACGCCGGAGCTGCGCCGGGTGCTGCCCTCCACGGACACGCGCCTGCGGCCGGACCAGCG gtACCTGGAGGAGGGGAACGTGCCGGCGGCCGAGGCGCAGAAGCGGCAGAtcgagcagctgcagcgggaccGGCGCCGCGTGATGGAGGAGAACAACATCACCCACCAGGCCCGGTTCTTCAG GCGTGTGACAGATGCCAGTGGCAAGGAGTCGTGGGTCACCAACAACACCTACTGGAAGCTGCGCCTGGACCCCGGCTTCTCCCACCTGGACAGCGCAGTGCTCTGGTAGACCCCAGCCCGGGGggtgctgagcccccccagctcctcacagcagtgcccagcagtggggctggtccccccagcactgggggtgcagacccccccccccccctttccgAGCCATTTTGCCGCTGTTTCAGTAAAACTGTGATGTAA
- the OSBPL7 gene encoding oxysterol-binding protein-related protein 7 isoform X6 — protein MLPSGSAPALSTLASSRDKVNAWLKDSEGLERCSAELSECQAKLQELTGMLQHLEALHRIPSAPLISGGQPSAATERPKKGRRSTKIWCTQSFAKDDTIGRVRAGRLHGSVPNLSRYLEPSQSQLPFSVPPEYSQLQRSFWVLAQKVHGSLSSVVAALVAERARLEEMRQALDRQCPAPRPGSAGTAGPALRRFHSLSVSSDTTLDSFASLHPDEPDALPAKGREQQLSNRSIVSLADSHTEFFDACEVFLSASSSENEPSEDESCISEVTTSVCEEPTEPGGPGRPSTGAERPGLPAEPPPLEPPLELPGPDPRRRSRLPAPPAPSGDVSLWGLLRSSVGKDLSRVALPVQLNEPLNTLQRLCEELEYSELLDRASRARDPRQRLVYVAAFAVSAYASTYYRAGSKPFNPVLGETYECVRPDRGFRFISEQVSHHPPISACHAESDNFVFWQDMRWKNKFWGKSLEIVPMGTVNVQLPRTGDHYKWNKVTTCIHNVLSGPRWIEHYGEVLIRNTRDASYHCKLTFCKPMTAPSSRKLLPSLLAPPCHSHTLSPSPALPADPAPGAGAVLGRGGQRGAGRRAEPQRDGRGAPGGQVARGAAPRARPGPVRLESQPHAPRPREELRLHAVRAGAERADAGAAPGAALHGHAPAAGPAVPGGGERAGGRGAEAADRAAAAGPAPRDGGEQHHPPGPVLQACDRCQWQGVVGHQQHLLEAAPGPRLLPPGQRSALVDPSPGGAEPPQLLTAVPSSGAGPPSTGGADPPPPLSEPFCRCFSKTVM, from the exons ATGCTGCCCTCGGGCAgtgcccctgccctgtccaCGCTGGCCAGCTCCCGGGACAAGGTGAACGCCTGGCTGAAGGACAGCGAGGGGCTGGAGCGCTGCTCGGCCG agctgtcgGAGTGCCAGGccaagctgcaggagctgacgggaatgctccagcacctggaggcCCTGCACCGCATCCCCTCAGCCCCGCTCATCTCCGGCGGCCAG CCCTCGGCCGCCACGGAGAGGCCCAAGAAGGGCCGGAGGAGCACCAAGATCTGGTGCACGCAGAGCTTTGCCAAGGACGACACCATCGGCAGGGTGAGG gcgGGCCGCCTGCACGGCTCTGTCCCCAACCTGTCGCGCTACCTGGAGCCGTCGCAGAGCCAGCTGCCCTTCAGCGTGCCCCCGGAGTACAGCCAGCTGCAGCGCAGCTTCTGGGTGCTGGCCCAGAAAG TGCACGGCTCGCTGAGCAGCGTGGTGGCCGCGCTGGTGGCCGAGAGGGCCCGTCTGGAGGAGATGCGGCAGGCGCTGGACCGGCAGTGCCCGGCCCCACGGCCCGGCAGCGCCGGCACCGCCGGG CCCGCCCTGCGCCGCTTCCACTCCCTGTCCGTGTCCTCCGACACCACGCTGGATTCCTTTGCCTCGCTGCACCCGGATGAG CCGGACGCGCTGCCCGCCAAGGGccgggagcagcagctctccaacCGCAGCATCGTCTCGCTGGCCGACTCCCACACCGAGTTCTTCGATGCCTGCGAGGTTTTCCTCTCCGCCAGCTCCTCTGAGAACGAG CCCTCGGAGGACGAGTCGTGCATCAGCGAGGTCACCACCAGCGTCTGCGAGGAGCCCACCGAGCCGGGGGGGCCGGGCCGCCCCTCGACAG GAGCGGAGCGCCCGGGGCTGccggcggagccgccgccgctgGAGCCGCCGCTGGAGCTGCCGGGGCCGGACCCGCGGCGCAGGAGCCGCCtgcccgcgccccccgcgcccTCGGGGGACGTGAGCCTGTGGGGGCTCCTGCGGAGCAGCGTGGGCAAGGACCTGTCCCGCGTGGCGCTGCCCGTGCAGCTGAACGAGCCGCTGAACACCCTGCAGCGGCTCTGCGAGGAGCTGGAGTACAGCGAGCTGCTGGACAGGGCCAGCCGCGCCCGCGACCCCCGGCAGCGCCTG GTGTACGTGGCCGCCTTTGCCGTGTCTGCCTACGCCTCCACCTACTACCGGGCGGGCAGCAAACCCTTCAACCCCGTGCTGGGCGAGACCTACGAGTGCGTGCGGCCCGACCGCGGCTTCCGCTTCATCAGCGAGCAG GTCTCCCACCACCCTCCCATCTCCGCCTGCCACGCTGAGTCCGACAACTTTGTCTTCTGGCAAG acaTGAGGTGGAAGAACAAATTCTGGGGCAAATCCCTGGAGATCGTCCCCATGGGCACCGTCAATGTCCAGCtgcccag GACCGGGGACCACTACAAGTGGAACAAGGTGACCACGTGCATCCACAACGTGCTGAGCGGGCCCCGCTGGATCGAGCACTACGGCGAGGTGCTGATCCGCAACACCCGCGACGCCTCCTACCACTGCAAGCTCACCTTCTGCAAG CCAATGACTGCACCGAGTTCCAGAAAGCTCCTCCCATCACTCCTGGCCCCACCCTGCCATAGCCACACCCTCTCCCCTAGCCCCGCCCTCCCCGCTGACCCCGCCCCTGGCGCAGGCGCGGTACTGGGGCGCGGGGGCCAACGAGGTGCAGGGCGCCGTGCTGAGCCGCAGCGGGACGGCCGTGGAGCGCCTGGCGGGCAAGTGGCACGAGGGGCTGCGCCGCGGGCCCGCCCCGGGCCAGTGCGTCTGGAAAGCCA ACCCCATGCCCCGCGACCACGAGAGGAGCTACGGCTTCACGCAGTTCGCGCTGGAGCTGAACGAGCTGACGCCGGAGCTGCGCCGGGTGCTGCCCTCCACGGACACGCGCCTGCGGCCGGACCAGCG gtACCTGGAGGAGGGGAACGTGCCGGCGGCCGAGGCGCAGAAGCGGCAGAtcgagcagctgcagcgggaccGGCGCCGCGTGATGGAGGAGAACAACATCACCCACCAGGCCCGGTTCTTCAG GCGTGTGACAGATGCCAGTGGCAAGGAGTCGTGGGTCACCAACAACACCTACTGGAAGCTGCGCCTGGACCCCGGCTTCTCCCACCTGGACAGCGCAGTGCTCTGGTAGACCCCAGCCCGGGGggtgctgagcccccccagctcctcacagcagtgcccagcagtggggctggtccccccagcactgggggtgcagacccccccccccccctttccgAGCCATTTTGCCGCTGTTTCAGTAAAACTGTGATGTAA